CCGAATATCTGTGATCGACGCATCAGAGATGGGACTTGCAGGAGTCTGCGCGTGTTCCCTGTCAAAAGTACCGTCTGGCGGGCAAGGCTGGTCATGAGACCTCAGTGTTCGGTCCTACGATTGGATCAATTGTCAGCATAAATGTAACGGCGATGATTGTATGATCTTTCTAACGTTTTATTGATTAACACTTCAAGTCCTCTTTACTGAAGCGTGAAGAATGATGTAGATCTCATAGCGAATTCCAGAATATGCACCGAATAATCATTGCTTCTTGGATGCTACTTGGATGATGAACGTGTGTAAtctcataatttattacagtGCATATTCTGTTGAGATActcgaaagattttattcttgtGACTCAAACATACATTATTCTTAACGCTTCGTATTTTTCGACGACACCGATAATGCAATTGTTACGTTGTTTTGTCTGTACCTGGTCAGGAAGATTTCGTGGCAAACTCGTGCAATATATCGCACGCCATTTCGAAGTCGTTCCTGGTGATGCCGAGCGCCCTGATCACGGCGTCCTGTGCGAAACCGAGCGCCGTCAGTTTCGTGATGTGCTCGATGTTGACATTTTCGTACGCCGCCGATTCCGGCTTGGTCactccgccgccgccaccgccaccgccaccgccgccgcacGGATCATCCCTCGTCCTCATCAAAGCCGTCAGTCGAGCTCTGTTCGCTTCCAGGTTGATGTTCTTCACGACATGCTGATTTGTGCCGCAGATCACGATTGTGTTTTCGTAATGATGCTCTTGACGCACAGTTCCTTCCTTGCCAATCTTCGGTGGCCGCGGCGCCGACAAGGGCGGCGGCACGGGAGGTACATTGTTGCTCGGTCCTCCGGTTTGACTCGTCGTCGAGCTGGTTGCAGTGACGCGACACGTCTTCTCCGGCAATGTTGGCGGTGGTTGCGGCTGCCGCTGCGGAGTGCCGCTCACAAGATTCCCGTGTGGCCGACGTGGGTGACCCCTCGTCACCGCTATCGACGGCGCGGGTGGTATCGGCGGCACCGGCGACGGTGAAGACGCGCGATGCAGCATGTCGTACCTCGCCTCTGTGTTAATCGTAAACACTGTGAAAATTTCGATCTTACCTTCTCTAAATGTTAGAATTATGATACATGTAGAAATCGCAAgtcattatttatcaaagtttctgcctgcctgcctgcacaaaattttttgtttcgcgaaaagattgaaataattatcgttgaattatcatttatcaattttgtttgACCGATTGTCATACAATGATTCGATAGTGACTGTTgcttatattgattttttatcataattctcacataatatgtataaatttacacGTTCGCGAAAAAGCCATTAATGATTCTCGGTTTTCCATTGTGAAAAGATAAATagtatctgaaaaaaatactgCAAAAACTTTCGTGTGCTAAAACCGTAAGAATTATGtccaagtattttttattttcacattagAATTACAAACTTTTCTTCCTACTTTGATTTCTAGGAATGAAgctagaaaatattgaattgttTGGAgtcttcaatattatttttatataaaaagagttGAAAACATTCCAAACAAGTTATAGCTTGAGTCGCGAACGTGTTAAACGTTACTTGAAAAGCTGTCCTCGATACCTTTGTTATTTTGTTGATTGTTGTCGGTATAATTCAGTATCACCGTGACTGatgacggcggcggcggcggtgcaTTCTCCTTCGGCACTGTTAAATGACGTCCATTTCTAAGATGATTGTTCGGCGTGGGCGATGGCGACGGTCTTCTAGGCGGTAACGGCGGACTCGGAACGATCCTCCGTGGTGGCACAGGCGAATTCGTGGGACTAGAGTCGTCTTCCTCGTCCGAATCGTCGCATATAAGACCACAGTTGCCGTTACATAGCTCCATTATGTCCTAAAACATtgacaatagaaaaaaaacggGTTAACACTGAATTCCGTCGTACTTTGAAAGAATACTTACGTTTATTCGACCATACATTGCGAGGTATCTGATGCGAGTACTATATACAAAGGATGAATCATGTAACTTGACGactctaattatttttatcgttagtGGAACGATTTACAGAtctgttatattaataataataatagtaaccGTCTTGCACGTTTTATAAACTCTCTCTTAAAAAGCAACAGATGTTAAATCATTCCACTAGCGATAGAAATAATCAGCATTATATAGTTCACTCTGTATATTGTAAAACAGCGTAAGACTGCACGGAATTAACTtgagaatgaaaaaagaattgagAAACATTAGAAATACAGAGTATTTGAGAAAGACGAGTAAGACGACAAGCCTTCGCGCTTTTCGATTGCTCATTAATCATTCGCGCAAACTCTAAAtgttcttaaataataatagtatcgTCTCTTTCACTGCTAATCTTAGACCATTTcacaatatattatcaaaagCTTCAATTTTTCCAATGTTAGATATTTCATTGATAAATGAAGATTCATCGTGTGGAAAATGAAAGGATCAAGCGTGACGATCATGATCGTATGCGGATATTTCGCAAGAAATGACAATTATACCACCTATTTTAATTCCAGCAGAGAAAAGATTACTCTCTGCGAAACGATTTCTGGCTGTAATTAAGTCTTCCTGAAGAGGTCCTCGAAGCAAATAAAGCGATGAATCATTTGCCGCGTCGAAGCTATGGCGATTACTATTGCGCTAATTTCTACTATTTATACTTTGTACAAATGTCGGTGTTTGAATCGCATGATATTTACTAGGAGAATAATACGCTTGTACGATAGAAAAGTGCATATGGTGTCTACGAACGTGACGAGAAATCTTTCGCGCTGCTACAAGATTCAGTACGATAATCAGTTGGTTCATGTGATTTGGAAAAATCATTTGAAACAATAGCAATCGCATTTGAGTGACAAAAGATGTATCTCTACGGCGCGCGAATTCATGACTGCGCTCTGAGGAAGGAAAAATTGCCCAGGAGAGAAATTCTGTCGCGTCTTGCTTTATGAAAGCGGAAACGTGTCAAATGCCGTTGATCTTGTCCCAGCCATCGATGCGACTATCGTGAATCAAGTGCAACGTCACGATTGATATATGAGCGTAATTACAAAGCGCAAAAGCAGACGCTCATAATGCATATACGTTACTTACCTGCGACGTAAGTGCGTAGCGTGCGACCTCCTCCATCAGATATGCATATTACCGATTAGTTTGGAACATGCAGCGGGTAGAGCAATGTGATTCCGTGGATAACGTTATGAAAAAGTAAACGATCATGCGAgacgatataataaaataacgccTTCGTTCTTTCTCGTtacgagagagagatagagagaaagagagacacaGAGacagacagaaagagagatagagagaacTCCCTGTTGCTGGAGGGACAACCGATCCGTAAATGCGGAATCAAAATTAGAATCCAGCAAAAAGGGCATTTGTGTACGCATACATGAGTGCAAAAGTAACTCGaagtaatgttaatataattttattaaaaaaaagtattactcTGTAAAGTCCCTAGTATTTTACAATGAATAATAACGCTACTCGGCAATCGGTACGCTAGAGTTACGTTTACGGAAATTGGTCCGATTTACGCGGCGCACATACTTCGCAGCTTCGCAATTAGCGAATACTCTTCATTACGTATCAAATCGCTAATGGATACGCGCGTGAACGCACTCAGTGTGTAACGATCTGAAATGCCGATAAAGCTTAACGAAGACTAAATCGATGATTCGCCGATAATTGATAATTGTGCTAAGAATCGGATCGTTGCTTATACCGCATGGGTTTAGTGTTTCATGCATTATGCGTACAAACTTTACAAGTGTGTTGCATTGAAAACGTACGTATAATACCACAGCATTGGACTTGGCGTGATGACTGGTGTCAAAATCCATCggattttttcctcttttttttttctctcaatacagtatacgaaataaataataaattaatattttaacgtaagaaaataatatcgctGGAAAATGACGTTTCCGTATTGATGATGATGTTAACATGATATTACACATTCGTGCCTACCGCCAGCAGGTACACAATACATTCTAACGGGATACACAACGATATAGTAAACGGGCCTTTCGAGTCCGCTGTTCGATGCATGCTTCCTCATCgcatatttctctttctcgtctCTTATCGTGACTTACAGCTACATTTAGCCTTAATAGTACggaacatttatatatatatcttttctctttttttcaatttcagtGTATGAATCATAGCTGTCGGTATTATTCTCGATAAAATCATCATTCGTTATCACGATACTTGAAAGTGTATGATAGCGAATGTTGAAATAGATCTTTGATCATTGGACAATgatgagaaaaattatgtcaacGATTGAATGTGCAATTCAAAGTAGATTGTAATTGACGGCAGTGCCAGCAATTACAATATCTTTCAAACAATATGTAAAACTTcaaatgatgtcaattttgtcatttgaaattttgaaaaatatctttttaaaatcttcCAAAATCTTGTATCTTGTTCATTCTTTGCAATCTATCGAACAGgtgaaaattacaaatgcaACTCGTCAGTGtaacgtataaaaattttcataaaactcATTTTCAAAATCATTCCAAACTATCACCTGTGCTTCATGTATATTAGTTGAAGTAAGCCACGCTATTCCATATCATCGTCTGTAAATCGTATCGTGtatgcataaataatatacatcaAGATTTTCAGGCATAGAATCTTCTATATGCACATACTTAAAAAAAGGAGCGCTTTCAAAATACGCATATGCACAtgcattatgaattttatgaaCCAAAAGACTCTTGCGACGTAAGTAAATGTAATGGAACCCACTTTGTGGCTGAAccgatattatttaatatctcatTTCTCCGTTGGTAGATTAACGCATTATACAAGCGTGCCTAAAAAACCGATgataattcttttatcaaaTCATTACCAGATCATGACGTGTTTGAGAGAATTGCTAggaagctatatatatatatatatatatatatatatatatatatatatatatgagacTACATATGCATAGTTGTAAGAACACAGCGACAATGAATCGTATAAATAAACCGTCGATTCATAGCTTCCGAATAAAATGCCAGAAAGTCTTACCTGAGAGTTTCCGtaataattgatgaaatttgtaattgtaCGATATAAACAATCTTAAAACGTGTTAATTGAGAAAATTCGCCACGACAAATAGAAACGGACAACGAACTCTATAGAACCATAAACGATAGCCCACATCCCTACAATTTGGTCCCTTTTGATCCCGGAATTAATCAGTGTAATGTAAGTAGCGTTTCTGATATGTGTCTAAAACTACTGCGTACCTGCCGCGAGGTACAGCATATATAGCCGTGACGATAGACCTACGAAATGACGTGTAACGACCGTATAAACCGCGAGATCTCATGTGAAATGTATGAGGCATTCTCGAGAATGAGGCATACTGCGGGGATGTTGTTATACATAGAACACATTGAATAATGAAGGTGGATGATATTCCTAGTCGGATACCTCGGTGTCGGGGTCGAGATCCCGCGTGGGGGTCGATGCATTACTAGCAGACGCTGAATGCGCTCCGGGTCGGTGTGTTCTTCGCGGATCAAACGGATCCACCACGATCTGCTCGGTGCCTTTAATTTCAGCTCTACAAAACGGACAACCTTGTCCTTCGGAATCCTGCAAACCAAAGTCAGTCGGACATTCGTTAATATAATGTTCTGCCAAATTTACCATATCTTATTGcgttaagataaaaaaagattcttgTATAACTCGAGTGTAaagttaaaaacaaaaacaaaaaaggtCGCGGAGGCATTGATATTgatatatgaattaattataattaatataattattgataagtTTATAGATTGGGATTATGTACCGCTACCTGCCAAGCTGTTAGACATGGAGTACAGAGAAGATGCCCGCAAGGTTCTATCCTTACGTCCTTATCATGCTCGGCACAGATTTTACACAGTTGGAATGTGCTACCCATTTCACAGTACAATTCGTATTGTTCCGCCGTCACTTTGATGTGCTCCTCTGGCGTTGGTTGTACCGCCCATGTCAAGTCTGGATTGATGTTTCGGCCGTCAGGGTATAAGTAACTGCGGATCGATTTTTCAATATGTATTTGCgaaatctttttcaatattcacCTGATAGATAAATAGAACACTTTACTCAATCAAATATATACTCACAAGCCTTCCCGATAGCCGTCTAGTAATGCTTGACATAGACTCTTATTGTGCGGTATAGTT
The window above is part of the Linepithema humile isolate Giens D197 chromosome 8, Lhum_UNIL_v1.0, whole genome shotgun sequence genome. Proteins encoded here:
- the Cbl gene encoding E3 ubiquitin-protein ligase CBL-B isoform X1, translated to MSSSGHSSRTRAANIGSIFQKLHGRFADAMTPPKLSTDKRTLDKTWKLMDKVVKLCQHQRMNLKNSPPFILDILPDTYQRLRLIYSKYEDRMQVLHSNEHFCVFINNLIRKCKQAIKLFKEGKEKMFDETSHYRRNLTKLSLVFSHMLSELKAIFPNGMFAGDQFRITKADAAEFWKERFGNSTLVSWKVFRQELNQVHPISSGLQAMALKSTIDLTCNDYISNFEFDVFTRLFQPWSTLLRNWKILAVTHPGYVAFLTYDEVKARLQKYCITKPGSYVFRLSCTRLGQWAIGYVTSDGDILQTIPHNKSLCQALLDGYREGFYLYPDGRNINPDLTWAVQPTPEEHIKVTAEQYELYCEMGSTFQLCKICAEHDKDVRIEPCGHLLCTPCLTAWQVADSEGQGCPFCRAEIKGTEQIVVDPFDPRRTHRPGAHSASASNASTPTRDLDPDTEDIMELCNGNCGLICDDSDEEDDSSPTNSPVPPRRIVPSPPLPPRRPSPSPTPNNHLRNGRHLTVPKENAPPPPPSSVTVILNYTDNNQQNNKEARYDMLHRASSPSPVPPIPPAPSIAVTRGHPRRPHGNLVSGTPQRQPQPPPTLPEKTCRVTATSSTTSQTGGPSNNVPPVPPPLSAPRPPKIGKEGTVRQEHHYENTIVICGTNQHVVKNINLEANRARLTALMRTRDDPCGGGGGGGGGGGVTKPESAAYENVNIEHITKLTALGFAQDAVIRALGITRNDFEMACDILHEFATKSS
- the Cbl gene encoding E3 ubiquitin-protein ligase CBL-B isoform X3, which produces MSSSGHSSRTRAANIGSIFQKLHGRFADAMTPPKLSTDKRTLDKTWKLMDKVVKLCQHQRMNLKNSPPFILDILPDTYQRLRLIYSKYEDRMQVLHSNEHFCVFINNLIRKCKQAIKLFKEGKEKMFDETSHYRRNLTKLSLVFSHMLSELKAIFPNGMFAGDQFRITKADAAEFWKERFGNSTLVSWKVFRQELNQVHPISSGLQAMALKSTIDLTCNDYISNFEFDVFTRLFQPWSTLLRNWKILAVTHPGYVAFLTYDEVKARLQKYCITKPGSYVFRLSCTRLGQWAIGYVTSDGDILQTIPHNKSLCQALLDGYREGFYLYPDGRNINPDLTWAVQPTPEEHIKVTAEQYELYCEMGSTFQLCKICAEHDKDVRIEPCGHLLCTPCLTAWQDSEGQGCPFCRAEIKGTEQIVVDPFDPRRTHRPGAHSASASNASTPTRDLDPDTEDIMELCNGNCGLICDDSDEEDDSSPTNSPVPPRRIVPSPPLPPRRPSPSPTPNNHLRNGRHLTVPKENAPPPPPSSVTVILNYTDNNQQNNKEARYDMLHRASSPSPVPPIPPAPSIAVTRGHPRRPHGNLVSGTPQRQPQPPPTLPEKTCRVTATSSTTSQTGGPSNNVPPVPPPLSAPRPPKIGKEGTVRQEHHYENTIVICGTNQHVVKNINLEANRARLTALMRTRDDPCGGGGGGGGGGGVTKPESAAYENVNIEHITKLTALGFAQDAVIRALGITRNDFEMACDILHEFATKSS
- the Cbl gene encoding E3 ubiquitin-protein ligase CBL-B isoform X2 — its product is MSSSGHSSRTRAANIGSIFQKLHGRFADAMTPPKLSTDKRTLDKTWKLMDKVVKLCQHQRMNLKNSPPFILDILPDTYQRLRLIYSKYEDRMQVLHSNEHFCVFINNLIRKCKQAIKLFKEGKEKMFDETSHYRRNLTKLSLVFSHMLSELKAIFPNGMFAGDQFRITKADAAEFWKERFGNSTLVSWKVFRQELNQVHPISSGLQAMALKSTIDLTCNDYISNFEFDVFTRLFQPWSTLLRNWKILAVTHPGYVAFLTYDEVKARLQKYCITKPGSYVFRLSCTRLGQWAIGYVTSDGDILQTIPHNKSLCQALLDGYREGFYLYPDGRNINPDLTWAVQPTPEEHIKVTAEQYELYCEMGSTFQLCKICAEHDKDVRIEPCGHLLCTPCLTAWQVDSEGQGCPFCRAEIKGTEQIVVDPFDPRRTHRPGAHSASASNASTPTRDLDPDTEDIMELCNGNCGLICDDSDEEDDSSPTNSPVPPRRIVPSPPLPPRRPSPSPTPNNHLRNGRHLTVPKENAPPPPPSSVTVILNYTDNNQQNNKEARYDMLHRASSPSPVPPIPPAPSIAVTRGHPRRPHGNLVSGTPQRQPQPPPTLPEKTCRVTATSSTTSQTGGPSNNVPPVPPPLSAPRPPKIGKEGTVRQEHHYENTIVICGTNQHVVKNINLEANRARLTALMRTRDDPCGGGGGGGGGGGVTKPESAAYENVNIEHITKLTALGFAQDAVIRALGITRNDFEMACDILHEFATKSS